The genome window TTGTCATAGAAGGATGCATCTGTTCTGTTGGTGTCTTAAACAAGTCACACGGGAGACAGACGAACAGTCATAACCATGTTCttggtctttatttttttcttccaattCCCTTTCTCGTCCCGTCCTCATAACCCCCTACAGGCTGGGAAGTACTCTGTTTCAAtgtctgcaaacacaacaccaatcctgacagagcccctccCTCCAAGGGATACGTCCTctgagccccagcagtaccattagtggaggaggcggggcggacagcagcaaccacagggctcctgccctgcagtgtcctcccactggcggacccggaccctctggctggctcccagacgTGGTCCTGCGTGCTGgcctcggtccctccaacctgcacacagaaaataTTGCCGACCCTTCCGGGTATGTGCGGGCTCTGTCTCCGCCAGTCCCCTTTGATGATCCCTACATTGTTCCCTGCTCCGTGCAGGGAGGCGCTCCCAGACCCTCCGGCAACCATTTACGGAACgcctgtctggtgccttctgggcacatgcagcccctatcactgcacgtccctgctggcagagcggccaggTTCCCTCCCTTCACCGCACaaggaggcggtcccggaccctccagTAACCGTTTAtggcacccctgtctggtgccttctgggcacacgcagcccctctcgctgcacgttcCTGCTGGCAGTGcaaccagctttttttttccttgcaccgcgcagggaggtgtTCCAGGACCCTTCGGCGACCGTTTGCTGCTCCCGAggctggtgcattctgggaacgTGCaacccctctcgctgcacatccctggtgccagtgtgtgGGCTTcaccagaccatccggctatcCGTTCAGACAAGCagaccctcttcctgcctgtcccagctgagtcctcatgccttccagggggctctgtggtgctccgcccctctggaggctgACCCAGGCCCATGCCCTCCTTACCggctactggaggacccagctccgtcgcttccccacccaccctcccctcagtagaaacccccaacccgaactgcacccccccaaaaaaactttgGGTGAGCACTCCCTTGACTggactccgggacctcctcaggcggcacagccaggatcacggGAGACGCGACCCTCTTGTCACctaccagtgctgggtcttcttgcaccAGATCCTGACTGATGCTGGGTTTGGTTGTGAACTGTCTTTTTTACAACAGGTAATATTGGACTGTTGCTCTCTGCTGTTGAAGCAGCTCGGTCAGATTTCTCTACCCTCTCTGGCCAGACAGAAAGGCGTGCAGAATTCCATCGTTTTCCATCACTCAAAGCAAAGGTGCTTAGATCAGTTTGGTGTCGCATTATCAGTGGGTCTGTGGATTGTCTCTTTCCCTTGCCCACATTGACAGGCTTTCGCACAAGCACAGAATCCCAGACTTTGATGGTAGCAGGTTCCACTCCTCGTCTGGCATCTGTGTAACTTTTACTCTGCCGTTGGGCAACTCTCATTCTCAGTTGATCATGCTGCTGTTCATCCTCAGCAGGTGGGAGAACATTGAGCTTTGTACGCATTGGCCTACCTTTCAGAAGTTGGAAAGGGGAAACACCAGCATGCGCTGTGGCACGGTAACTCAGCATTTGAATCACCGCAGAGTCACTCTATTGAAGCATTCCACACAGCCGTTTGACTGAGGGTGATAGATGCTTGTTCGGATGTGTTTGATGTTCCTTTCCCTCAAAAATTCATCGAAGGCATGACAAGTGAACCGTGGTAGAGGCACAGACCAATGACATCTCCACAGCCATTTCATGACGAACCAAGTAAGGCTGCAGGTAATCAGGAAGAAGATTTCTGGGCCATCTGGAGCTGATTACCTCTCTGAGATGAGCTAGCTCAGGGCACTGGTCAGATTTAACTCTAAAATCAGCCAGTGGCAAAGCAGCAAGAAGAGGGGACACTTCCGCTATTTCTGAAAGCAGGTCCTGCTCAACATCAATGACAGCACCATCTGTGAGAAGAGGCACACGTGAGAGGCAATCTGCCTTGACGTCCTTGTTGCCAGGATAGAATTGCACATCATATTGAAAGCACATCAGCCTGGCTGACCAACGTGCAATCCTCATACCAGCTCTGTTCATGCCTTTCGTATGGAGAAGAGTAGTGAGTGCCTGATGGCCCGGAGTGTTAATCAACTGCCCATATGCAGACTAAGGCTTCCTTTTCTGTAGTAGAGTGCCTGCATGAACATGAATTATAACAGCTCCTAAGCCATAGTCAGAAGCATCTGTCTCTATGCGAGTGGGGAGGGATGGGTCATGTGGGGAGGTATGGGTCATGCTCTTTGAAAGAGCAATGTTTTAAGGTTCTTGAAGCTTTTCTCAGCGTCATCATTCCATTGCAATTCAGCCTGAATGTTTGCTCTAGGCAGTTGCCGTAATGGTTCTACGAGTGTAGCATAATTAATTTGCTGAACCAGGACGTCAAGCCAAGGAAGGAGCGTAATGCCACCGTATCTCTTCACACAGGAGCCTCAGCTATGGCAGTCAGATGGTCTGTACTGGGACCATCTGACCTACATGTCCCAGGAATGTAATGCACGTTTGACCAAAAGCACTTTTGTCAAAATTTATTTGAAGGTCTGCATTCCTAGGGTTCTCCAGAACAGCTTGTAAGTGTCTGTCATGCACTTCTTTAGAATCTCCATACACTATGATGCATTCCAAGTAGCTCTGCACACCCGGCAGGTCTTTCTGTATCGTTTGCATCATTGGCTGGAATGCAGATGGTGCAGACGCCAGGCCAAAAGGGACCCTGAAGCTGAGTTCAAATCAATTTGGCTGTAATGTGTAGCACCTGCTAACTGTGAAAACAAGTCCTCCATATGTAGAAGTGGATAGACAACCATAATTACCCATAATTATTGGGTTCACGAAGGtccacacataaacacagtccATCTTTGTGTTTTCGTACTACCACTAGAGGACTCAGCCATTCAGAAGCTCCTCTGACACTCCTTTATGTATGCTGAATGGTAGACATCTCAACTTCTGATGTACTGATGACACTTCTCTATTTACTTGAACCTTGTGTATAAATCCTTTCACACACCCAAGTTGGCAGGATGGGCATTTGTTTTCTCCTCTGTATCATATTTCACCTTGCCTCCCATGATGTTGATATCCAAAGTTTTAATCAGGTCGAGTCCCAGCAGTGGTGATGCAGATTTTACAATATAGAAAGAGGCTGAAACTTTTTTGCTCGGTCCAGCTAAGGCAGCAAAGGCTTGTAAACAGCCAAGTACAGAGAGCTCACGTTTGACATAAGTGACTAGCTTCACTTGTGGTTCACTGAGTTGGCAGTCTGCAAAAAATTGCTGGTGCATTACTTCAGGAAGAATAGATGCAGGAGCTCCAGTCAGAAGTTTAACATTATCCACACAGAGTACAGCAAGTTCCAGAACTACCACTTCTCTCACTTCACTTGTGAGTGATCTGCATGTGAAATGTCTGGTTTTTCCACAATTGTTGCAATTCACTGAAGAAGCTGGACAATTTTTGTCATTAACTAAGATGCTTGCTGGATGAACATCTGAAGCACTTACATTGTTGCTGTGCAATGTTCATCTGCTTCCTCTGACGGCGGTCTGCCTCCGGTAATTTATCCGGGAGCTTCGTCCTCTTCCCACGGAAGTGACCGTCTGCCACTGTAATCGAGTGTATGGGCGATGCGATGGCTGAGCCTTATTGAGGCTCGGTACTGAAGCACTCATCCTCGTCGCCAACTGTTGGTGGAGACAGACGAACAGTCAACCACATTCTTggtctttattttattcttctctCCTTGCACTTCAAATTCCCTTTTCTCTTCCCTTCCTCATACACCCCCTACAGGCTGGGAAGTACTCAGTTTCAATGTGTACAGCATCTCACAGCATTATTTTTAACGTGTGTCCATCCACGTGACCGGAAACAACACAGAGATGATGGTAACTGTCACGACTatggacttacgagggaaggatgcgcagaggtttgacatactgggaagggggttttattataacaaacaataaggaaatacaaataaacaatggcgcggtggccgaaaacaatttaacttaaattacgaacataaactaacccgtaggtgtgtggcgattgccagaactcaaattacaaacactgttatcaactgaagttcacgaaaatgccggagacccagaaggggcggaaacttccggcatttatggggcgtcaggattggagtcaggtgtggagcccagctgcaggcaatcctgacagtaacGTAAcacccataaattggcaagctggtcactgccagctgctcacaCATTGATAGGCATTCATCAACTCGACTCTGCTCTTTTCCACCTCAGCTACGTAAGAtttatcctgttcatctcctcaaCTCTCAAATCTTTCCTCTCATCCTATTCCTTCCCCAATTCAATTTAGAATGCGAACatcaacatccgtgtggtgttgagGCTCACACTGGCTCTCGTTTGCATATTAAACTGGCGGAAACTTACCTGCTTCCTTGCATCCAATTGCACCTGGGTACCTCGTTTCTTCCAATACAcactcacgttctggtcccgcaGTGGTTCCGTAACAATAAGCGTTACTAAAATCACTTCGATTGCATCAGAACATGAAGATTTATGTTGAATGCTGGGGTGGGGCTCTATGCAATAACCCGACCTGAACCTGACAAGATCAAACCTGTCCTGAGCTCGAACTGACAACTAGAGTTTTTAAAAAGCCcagatttttttgcatgtaCACTAAGctaagaagaaaagaaaatgtgtgggAAAATGTGCTAGTTTAAAGCATAGTCACCTAGCCTCCTTCTAGCCTCCATTTCACTTCCTCTTGccataattaaaacgcatcatatggtgatggtggctgagattAGCAAACCAAattaaaattcaattttacaaaaaatttaataaagctAATTTACAACAAtttttaccaatcactgaaacaaatttacaaacatCATATCATACTGAAAGTATAGGTAATATGGACCGgatgtttgtgtttgcttttttaccatttattaatatctgagaattttattttattttttttattacagcagGTCAGAGTAGCAGAACGGTAAATGGTACACAcatgtttaataaatataatgttaaataatttaataacatAATGACTAATGTTATAAAACCTTTGCATAAATGAAGAAATTAAATACAGTaaattgaataattaaaaataagttAATAAATACAAGCAGATTCACAAAACAATAAGAACCATACTGTCTGTACGAAACATACACTGTGTTAGTTGAACTATTCTTACATTGTAACTCAAAAACCCATTAATTTCGTAACAGAACAACttttcaaacatttaaataatacatgttAATCATTATTTGTGCAAATACACTCAGAATAGACCATTGCGTGTAGTGTACTGAACATTGTAAGATTGCCGTCTTCTCCAACGTCTCCTGAGGGCTGCGCAACAGCCACACAGCAAACactgccagaaaaaaaacataattttcatattattattttgcatgtatTCATCAGTCCAGGTGACAGTGAATGTTTAGCCTAAATtgtaaatgtcttttgtttgaaaaaaatctaaaaagaaTTTCATTagctgaaaaataaaatcttgtcaGCATGCATGCAAATGTAACCTGATGTTTTACCATGTCATAAGTGATTTCTCAGTTATCATCACTGTTTATGCCACAACATCAAAAACAGTCAATGGCGACGTAAACTATTACTGAATGGttcattatataattatataatgcaAATTAGAATTAAATATGTTGCAGTTGGCTTCTTTTGGGACTGTGTAGCTGCAAAAAGATCTGAGAGTCTATGCTGACCATAGTACTTGCTTACAGTACTCTGATGTTTAGTTCATGTACACAAGTATTTGTGCATTATTTGCTCAAGGAAGCAATAGAAGTAGACTGTGCTATGGGAAGATTGCTAGTTTTTGAAGACACGTGATGTTCTTCACTCCTTCATCTAAATGACAgtttaccataccataccaactttatttataaagcactttaaatgagccacacaggaaaaaagtgctgtacagagaataaaaatgaaacaaatacaattttataaGAATTGAttcacaaaataataacaaaaaagataTACAATCTAATTAAATATACTAAATATCAATGTCTCACAGGGTGTCAATAGCCAATGAAAAAAGATGGGGTattaaaaacagacagagaaGAAGCCTGTCCAAAATGAAAAGGCAGATCATCACACAGCAGCGAAAGCAGAGTCCCTTCTATGTTTATCTTTACTTATAGACACACTCTGATATATTATAGACACAGCTTATATATTCTGGGAAGGTTTAAGGAAAGTAATTTTGACTTCTCCAAATTCCCAAAGAtcttattttaataaagcatCACTGGGATAATGGGAAAAGATCAGTTTCATCCATAATTCATAATATAGACTAAAAGATCTGctacattgatttttttttttttttacaagttgTTGTAAGGTTGTGTCTGATTAGTATAGATTTAGTATAGTATGTATAATGTGACTTACACAAAGAAGGATCCAGAGTGGAACAAGGATGATTGCAATACCGCAGGGTATAATGATTGCTAAAGCCCATCCAGGAAAGCCTCCTGCTGATGCTGTTGTTGTATTATTACTTGTTATTTCTGTAATAGTTGCTGTGGTTGGCTGTAGACCTGGAAAGGAAATGGGACACCTTGAGTAAGACTGGAACAATAAttctgtcacgattgggtgcggCTGGTTACGCACCTGGCGCCAATCTGCTTGACATCGGGGCTCCCCTGTTAttggcccttgtgccgtttttatttgtatttattattaataaatcccattccCCGTATGTCACGCCCACCCCCCGCGCGCTATATTCCCGCAAATATTCTCCATGAACATAGATTGTCTGTTTTACAGGGACTAGAACTAAGGGACTAACATGAACACCTCGAAAAGAACTGATGTTAGGAAtatatggcaaaaaaacaacaacataccACTAAGTTTCATGATCTCCTCCAGGAAGAGACTTGGTGATTTCAAGTCACTCTCATTAAAAACATATTGTACATCAGCCTGAATTTCATTGGTTCCATCCCTATAAGAAAACAGTACATGAGAGCTTAAGAAATAATGTGTATGATACTGAACAATGAAGTTTATGCTTCCACTACTGACTCACAAAAATTTTAAAGGtccaaatgtaaatggaactgtATTGTTGTTGCTCAAAATCATGTTGAGCTGTGGGTGAAAACAACAAGTGAAATTAGAATAGTGATCCATTGAAATTCTTCTATTGGCAATTGAATACGTATATATTTAACTCACCAGTTTATTGACAGAACTCTCAATTAAGATATATGTGTCATTTCTGAGGGTAAAATGTGATGACATTACAACATTGCTGATGCCATATCCAAAGTTGATAGCAAATGCAGTGCTGTTTATTCCTGGAAAAAGGACAGTTTGGTCAAATGTTTTGTTGCAATATGTTACAAAATAGCTGTTTTAGCTTTCAAGTCTTACAAAAACATAATCTAATTAAGTTGTTGGAGAGACCACTAATCGTGAGACTTACTCTCATAAGTAACATTTTGAATTTTCACTGGATTATTCAGGGTGGTCCTGACTCTAGAGTCCAATAGGGTGTTAGCAGCATTGAGGACTGCACTCTCACTGGGAATGGGACCCAAAGTTTGAAACACCAGTCGTATGTAGATCAAAACTGTACCAAGTCTACAAATTACATGACAGAATATTTTGTTACATAACAGAACATCACAATTGTCTACATGTTATTAAAGCTAGTTGATAGATTACAAGGTTCAggattttatacatacacagtCTGAGGAACCGTAGTGGTCTCTGGTACTGATGCACCTGACCAAAGGCTGTGACAGAATGCAAATTAGTGATGTTCAGTTACCAATTATTATATaagtattatattataatacataCAGTGTAATTTTTGTGCTAGCAGGCTCAGCTTCAGTTGCGCTTGCTGTATCAAAACCCTCTGTTGTAGACATTGATGTGGCTGTAGTTGTAAATAGTGTGGCTAAACATGGATATAGAGAATTCATACACAAAATGAGTTACATAATGATTAAATAGGATGTACTACAAACAAAAAATGCTCATTACGCTGCATATGCATTTTAATACatcaaaccaaataaaatgtcacaacaCCACTACCACATGTTACCAATAGAGATTTTAGAAACTCACTAGTTTCACTTTCCTGGATTGTATATTCCATGAGCCCTTCAATTTGATCTGAATTTGTCCTAATAAGAGATCAAAAAGTCATTTTCCATTTAACTGTCTTGGCAAGATATTACTGCTGTTTACATGAAAAACTAAGACagtaaaagattttttaaatgtcagcaCTCACATAAAGTTTGCATATTGAAAGATCAAAAGAGTTTGTCCATGTTCACTGAAGACTGTGTTGAGCTACATGGGAATAGAATGTCATTAAATATATGCATTTCAGCAGGAAATTTACAAATAACTAGAATCCATTAAACTGTACTTACCATGTTGTTAATAGTATTCTGAATTTGGTTATATGTGTCATTTGCAGATTCACTTAACTCTGGCATGCTGACATTGCTTAGCCTTAAGCTGATAATAACTGCATATGAGGTCTCTGAACTTTCTGTGAAGTAAACAAAACATACTTTCATCTTTCagagatgaatgaaaaaaaaaaaattatgcaaaaagaTCTAGAAGTTCTGACAGCTTGTAGCTCTTGACTTACGTTCATATGTCACATTCTCCACCTGAATTGTTTCATAGAAGTTTGCAGACAAAGACAACAGAAGTGTGCGTGTAGTATTAACTGCTGCGGTCTCACTGGTGATGGGTGTGGAAGAGTTGAAGACCAGATAAGCGTAGATGAGAGCTGACCCCACtctttatataaaacaaaagcatCCATTGTTTTCAGATCAAATATAAATCACAGTGACAAGCTCATCATTTGGAAAAGTACTCTATAGAAAACTTTACATACATGTTGACTTGAGGTTTGATTAAAGCTGGAAACAGGGTCACCGTAGTGGTACTGATCATACCTGCTAAACCAACAAATCACGTCAAGAGATTATAATAAAAGGGTTATTCATGCAAACGAAACTCATGCTTCATGTCCAATATAACTTATGCATTTCATTATATAAGAGAAAATAAATCTACCACAGGCTACAAGTGAATTTACAAAAACtcaccactttcattttcatggaTGAGATACTCCATGTGCCCTTCAATATAATCTGAATTCATCCTGATAAGAGAACAATATCATGCTATTTAAAATCTGAAGGCGTTTTCCACGTAACCGTTTTAGCAAGATTTTTGTAATGCTGTTTACATAAAGAATGGAGAAAATGAACATTCAAAAAAATGTCAGGACTTACATGAAGTTTGCACTTTGGAAAGTCAAAAGACTTTGTCCAAAATCACTGAAGACTGTGTTGAGCTACATGGGaattttatgtaattataaAGTGCGTTTCAGCAGGAATTTATCAAATAAGTACCATCTATTAAACTATACTTACCATGTTATTAATAGTATTCTGAATTTGGTTATATGTGTCGTTTGCAGATTCACTTTTCTCTGGCATGCTGACATTGTTTAGCCTTAAGCTGATGATGACTGCATATGAAGTGTCTGATATTTCTGTTAAGTTAACAAaataggacatttttttttacatgaaggTATGAAAATTATGTGATAAAATCTAGAAAAAAGTTCTGACAGCCTGTAGCTCTTTTAGCTCTTGACTTACGTTCATATGTCACATTCTCCACCTGAATTGTTTGATAGAAGTTTGCAGACAAAGACAACAGAAGTGTGCGTGAAGCGTTAACTGCTGCGGTGTCACTGGCGATGGGTGTGGAAGAGTTGAAGACCAGATAAGCGTAGATGAGAGCTGACCCCactctttaattaaaacaaaagcagcaattGTTTTCAGATCAAAaataaatttcattgacaaGCTCATAATTTTGAAAAGTACTCTATAGAAAACTTTACATACATGTTGACTTGAGGGGTGATTGACACTGGAATCATGGGCACCGTAGTGGTACTGATCATACCTGCTAAGGCAAACAATCACATCAAGAGATTATAATAAAAAGGTTATTTATGCGAACGAAACTCATGCTTCATGTCCAATATAACTTATGCATTTCATTATATAAGAGAAAATAAATCTACCACAGGCTACAAGTGAATTAACAGAAACTCACCACTTTCATTTTCCTGGATGATATACTCCATGTGCCCTTCAATATAATCTGAATTCATCCTGATAAGAGAACAATATCATGCTATTTAAAATCTGAAGGCGTTTTCCATGAAACCATTTTAGCAAGATGTTTGTAATGCTGTTTACATAAAGAATGGAGAAAATGAACATTCAGAAAAATGTCAGGACTTACATGAAGTTTGCACTTTGGAAGTCAAAGGACTTTGTCCAAAATCACTGAAGACTGTGTTGAGCTACATGggaattttatgtaatttataaaGTGTGTTTCAGCAGGAATTTATCAAATAAGTACCATCCATTAAACTGAACTTACCATGTTGTTAATAGTATTCTGAATTTGGCTATATGTGTCGTTTGCAGATTCACTTTTCTCTGGCATGCTGACATTGTTTAGCCTTAAGCTGATGATGACTGCATATGAAGTGTCTGATATTTCTGTTAAGTTAAAAaataggacattttttttacatgaaggTATGAAAATTATGTGATAAAATCTAGAAAAAAGTTCTGACAGCCTGTAGCTCTTGTAGCTCTTGACTTACGTTCATATGTCACATTCTCCACCTGAATTGTTTGATAGAAGTTTGCAGACAAAGACAACAGAAGTGTGTGCGTAGTATTAACTGCTGCGGTGTCACTGGCGATGGGTGTGGAAGAGTTGAAGACCACATGAGCGTAGATGAGCGCTGACCCCACtctttatataaaacaaaagcagcaattGTTTTCAGATCAAAaataaatttcattgacaaGCTCATAATTTTGAAAAGTACTCTATAGAAAACTTTACATACATGTTGACTTGAGGGGTGATTGACACTGGAATCATGGGCACCATAGTGGTACTGATCATACCTGCTAAGGCAAACAATCACATCAAGAGATTATAATAAAAAGGTTATTTATGCGAACGAAACTCATGCTTCATGTCCAATATAACTTATGCATTTCATTATATAAGAGAAAATAAATCTACCACAGGCTACAAGTGAATTTACAAAAACTCACCACTTTCATTTTCCTGGATGATATACTCCATGTGCCCTTCAATATAATCTGAATTCATCCTGATAAGAGAACAATATCATGCTATTTAAAATCTGAAGGCGTTTTCCATGAAACCATTTTAGCAAGATGTTTGTAATGCTGTTTACATAAAGAATGGAGAAAATGAACATTCAGAAAAATGTCAGGACTTACATGAAGTTTGCACTTTGGAAAGTCAAAGGACTTTGTCCAAAATCACTGAAGACTGTGTTGAGCTACATGggaattttatgtaatttataaaGTGTGTTTCAGCAGGAATTTATCAAATAAGTACCATCCATTAAACTGAACTTACCATGTTGTTAATAGTATTCTGAATTTGGCTATATGTGTCGTTTGCAGATTCACTTTCTCTGGCATGCTGACATTGTTTAGCCTTAAGCTGATGATGACTGCATATGAAGTGTCTGATATTTCTGTTAAGTTAAAAaataggacattttttttacatgaaggTATGAAAATTATGTGATAAAATCTAGAAAAAAGTTCTGACAGCCTGTAGCTCTTGTAGCTCTTGACTTACGTTCATATGTCACATTCTCCACCTGAATTGTTTGATAGAAGTTTGCAGACAAAGACAACAGAAGTGTGTGCGTAGTATTAACTGCTGCGGTGTCACTGGCGATGGGTGTGGAAGAGTTGAAGACCACATGAGCGTAGATGAGCGCTGACCCCACtctttatataaaacaaaagcagcaattGTTTTCAGATCAAAaataaatttcattgacaaGCTCATAATTTTGAAAAGTACTCTATAGAAAACTTTACATACATGTTGACTTGAGGGGTGATTGACACTGGAATCATGGGCACCGTAGTGGTACTGATCATACCTGCTAAGGCAAACAATCACATCAAGAGATTATAATAAAAAGGTTATTTATGCGAACGAAACTCATGCTTCATGTCCAATATAACTTATGCATTTCATTATATAAGAGAAAATAAATCTACCACAGGCTACAAGTGAATTAACAGAAACTCACCACTTTCATTTTCCTGGATGATATACTCCATGTGCCCTtcaataaaatctgaatttatCCTGATAAGACAACAATATAATGCTGTTTAAAATCTGAAGGCGTTTTCCATGTAACCGTTTTAGCAAGATGTTTGTAATGCTGTTTACATAAAGAATGGAGAAAATGAACATCAGAAAAATGTCAGGACTTACATGAAGTTTGCACTTTGGAAAGTCAAAGGACTTTGTCCAAAATCACTGACGACTGTGTTGAGCTACATGggaattttatgtaatttataaagtgcatttcagcaggaatttttcaaatacgTACCATGCATTAAAACTGTACTTACCATGTTATTAATAGTATTCTGAATTCGGCTATATGTGTCGTTTGCAGATTCACTTTTCTCTGGCATGCTGACATTGTTTAGCCTTAAGCTGATGATAACTGCATATGAAGTGCCTGATATTTCTGTAAAGTTAACAAAATAGGACATCTTTTTTACATGAAGGTATGAAAAATTATGTGATAAAATCTAGAAAA of Denticeps clupeoides unplaced genomic scaffold, fDenClu1.1, whole genome shotgun sequence contains these proteins:
- the LOC114776059 gene encoding uncharacterized threonine-rich GPI-anchored glycoprotein PJ4664.02-like isoform X1, which gives rise to MTATSGTLLSSATTSTTAHTDIKMIAYVYCHLVFNSSTPIASDTAAVNTTRTLLLSLSASFNQTIQMENVTYEEISGTSYAVIISLRLNNVSMPEKSESANDTYSRIQNTINNMLNTVFSDFGQSPLTFQSANFMMNSDYIEGHMEYIIQENESAGMISTTMVPMIPVSITPQVNIVGSALIYAYLVFNSSTPIASDTAAVNASRTLLLSLSANFYQTIQVENVTYEQISDTSYAVIISLRLNNVSMPEKSESANDTYNQIQNTINNMLNTVFSDFGQSLLTFQSANFMMNSDYIEGHMEYLIHENESAGMISTTTVTLFPALIKPQVNIVGSALIYAYLVFNSSTPITSETAAVNTTRTLLLSLSANFYETIQVENVTYEQSSETSYAVIISLRLSNVSMPELSESANDTYNQIQNTINNMLNTVFSEHGQTLLIFQYANFMTNSDQIEGLMEYTIQESETTTLFTTTATSMSTTEGFDTASATEAEPASTKITLLWSGASVPETTTVPQTVLGTVLIYIRLVFQTLGPIPSESAVLNAANTLLDSRVRTTLNNPVKIQNVTYERINSTAFAINFGYGISNVVMSSHFTLRNDTYILIESSVNKLLNMILSNNNTVPFTFGPLKFLDGTNEIQADVQYVFNESDLKSPSLFLEEIMKLSGLQPTTATITEITSNNTTTASAGGFPGWALAIIIPCGIAIILVPLWILLCCLLCGCCAALRRRWRRRQSYNVQYTTRNGLF
- the LOC114776059 gene encoding uncharacterized threonine-rich GPI-anchored glycoprotein PJ4664.02-like isoform X2; this translates as MTATSGTLLSSATTSTTAHTDIKMIAYVYCHLVFNSSTPIASDTAAVNTTRTLLLSLSASFNQTIQMENVTYEEISGTSYAVIISLRLNNVSMPEKSESANDTYSRIQNTINNMLNTVVSDFGQSPLTFQSANFMMNSDYIEGHMEYIIQENESAGMISTTMVPMIPVSITPQVNIVGSALIYAYLVFNSSTPIASDTAAVNASRTLLLSLSANFYQTIQVENVTYEQISDTSYAVIISLRLNNVSMPEKSESANDTYNQIQNTINNMLNTVFSDFGQSLLTFQSANFMMNSDYIEGHMEYLIHENESAGMISTTTVTLFPALIKPQVNIVGSALIYAYLVFNSSTPITSETAAVNTTRTLLLSLSANFYETIQVENVTYEQSSETSYAVIISLRLSNVSMPELSESANDTYNQIQNTINNMLNTVFSEHGQTLLIFQYANFMTNSDQIEGLMEYTIQESETTTLFTTTATSMSTTEGFDTASATEAEPASTKITLLWSGASVPETTTVPQTVLGTVLIYIRLVFQTLGPIPSESAVLNAANTLLDSRVRTTLNNPVKIQNVTYERINSTAFAINFGYGISNVVMSSHFTLRNDTYILIESSVNKLLNMILSNNNTVPFTFGPLKFLDGTNEIQADVQYVFNESDLKSPSLFLEEIMKLSGLQPTTATITEITSNNTTTASAGGFPGWALAIIIPCGIAIILVPLWILLCCLLCGCCAALRRRWRRRQSYNVQYTTRNGLF
- the LOC114776059 gene encoding uncharacterized threonine-rich GPI-anchored glycoprotein PJ4664.02-like isoform X3, with protein sequence MTATSGTLLSSATTSTTAHTDIKMIAYVYCHLVFNSSTPIASDTAAVNTTRTLLLSLSASFNQTIQMENVTYEEISGTSYAVIISLRLNNVSMPEKSESANDTYSRIQNTINNMLNTVVSDFGQSPLTFQSANFMINSDFIEGHMEYIIQENESAGMISTTTVPMIPVSITPQVNIVGSALIYAYLVFNSSTPIASDTAAVNASRTLLLSLSANFYQTIQVENVTYEQISDTSYAVIISLRLNNVSMPEKSESANDTYNQIQNTINNMLNTVFSDFGQSLLTFQSANFMMNSDYIEGHMEYLIHENESAGMISTTTVTLFPALIKPQVNIVGSALIYAYLVFNSSTPITSETAAVNTTRTLLLSLSANFYETIQVENVTYEQSSETSYAVIISLRLSNVSMPELSESANDTYNQIQNTINNMLNTVFSEHGQTLLIFQYANFMTNSDQIEGLMEYTIQESETTTLFTTTATSMSTTEGFDTASATEAEPASTKITLLWSGASVPETTTVPQTVLGTVLIYIRLVFQTLGPIPSESAVLNAANTLLDSRVRTTLNNPVKIQNVTYERINSTAFAINFGYGISNVVMSSHFTLRNDTYILIESSVNKLLNMILSNNNTVPFTFGPLKFLDGTNEIQADVQYVFNESDLKSPSLFLEEIMKLSGLQPTTATITEITSNNTTTASAGGFPGWALAIIIPCGIAIILVPLWILLCCLLCGCCAALRRRWRRRQSYNVQYTTRNGLF